The Polyangium mundeleinium genome contains the following window.
GGAACGCGAGCATGCCGAACATGACGGCCAGGAAGAGGTTGTGCGAACGCAGGCCGTAGAGCGCCACGCCGAACCCTGCCAGCATCGAGACGCCCGCCACGAGCCGGACGCGCCGCGGGCCGAGTGCTTGCTCGAGCACGTGCCCGCCGTCGAGCGGCAGCACGGGCAGCAGGTTGATGAGGCCCCAGCGCAGGTTGACGTAGATGAGCACGTCGAGCGCGAAGCGGCCGATCGTGGGGACACGCGCGGCGACCTGGGCCGGGGCGTGGTGGTCGAGCCAGTAGTCGAACCCGAAGAACAGGCCCGCGAAGGCGAACCCGGCGAAGGGGCCGGCCAGGCTGATGAGGATGTGATCGATGCGCCGCAGCGGGAGCACCTGCTGCCAGCGGGTCACGCCGCCCATGAGGTAGAGCGTGATCTCTGGCTGGATGCGGTGCCGCCGGATCGCCAGGGCGTGGCCGAGCTCGTGGACGAGGACGCTCACGAGCACGACGAGCGCCCACACGGCGAGCGGCAGGAGGCCGGCGGGCCCGCGCGACAGGTCCACGAAATTGATGCCGAGCAGCACCGTGGTGAACCAGAAGCTCGCCTGGACCTCGACGTCGATGCCGAACAGCCTGAAATTCATGCCCTCGAATATCCTCGTGCACGCCCGCCCGAGGCGGGCCGATTCTTTGCGGCTCGGACGAAGTGTGGCTTAGAGTGCGGAGCCCTGGGACCTCCGATGTGCTCTTCGAGCTTCGCTCCGCTCCTCGCGCCCACGCTTCTCTACCTCGTCGGCGCGTGCGCCTCCGCCGCGCCTCCGGAGGCGCAGCCTGGCACGCCAGCAAGCGCCACGCACGTACAGGGCGACGTGGCCGCACCACAGGAGGCACACGCGTCCCCTGCAGGGGCTGCGGGCGAGGCTCCGGCGGCGGCTCCAGCGGCGGCCCCGACGGCGGCTCCCGCGTCCACGCCCGCGGGCACGGCAGGGGAGGTCCCACCGGAGGCGGCGCCGCCGATCGAGCCTCGCTCGGTCGTCCTGCACATCGGCGACTCGTTCCTCATGGCCGGCTTTTCCCAGGCGCTGCGGCCCAAGATGAAGGCCGTCGGCGCGCTCTACGAGGTCCGCTCCGAGCAGGCTTCGTACACCACGAGCTGGCACCTGAAGCTCGCGAAGCTCGTTGGCGATTACCACCCCGACCTCGTGATCATCAACCTCGGCGCGAACGAGGTGACGTTGACCGATCCGGCCGCGCGCGCCGACGCGGTCGAGCGGCTGGTCAAGATCGTCGGTGACAGGCCGTGCGTGTGGGTCTCGCCGCCGCTCTGGCGCAAGGA
Protein-coding sequences here:
- a CDS encoding SGNH/GDSL hydrolase family protein gives rise to the protein MCSSSFAPLLAPTLLYLVGACASAAPPEAQPGTPASATHVQGDVAAPQEAHASPAGAAGEAPAAAPAAAPTAAPASTPAGTAGEVPPEAAPPIEPRSVVLHIGDSFLMAGFSQALRPKMKAVGALYEVRSEQASYTTSWHLKLAKLVGDYHPDLVIINLGANEVTLTDPAARADAVERLVKIVGDRPCVWVSPPLWRKDTGIIEIFRKHTSPCRFFDSDAYAGPISRQPDGIHPDAAGGTTWADAFFRWLLAERAPLPKEGEALPKGSGRHAVNPWRLRPEKNGASPSPSPQKTAQTQP